One window of the Archaeoglobus sulfaticallidus PM70-1 genome contains the following:
- the rpsS gene encoding 30S ribosomal protein S19, which produces MALKSKVVRPKDFKYRGYTLDELKKMTLEQFAQLLPARERRKILRGFTEQEEKLLRKLKKKDAVRTHCRDMIVLPEMVGKIIMVHNGKDFVRVEVKPEMIGHRLGEFAQTRTFIKHSGPGVGATRSSKFVPLK; this is translated from the coding sequence ATGGCATTAAAAAGCAAGGTTGTAAGGCCGAAAGATTTCAAGTATCGTGGTTATACGCTTGATGAGCTGAAGAAGATGACGCTTGAGCAGTTTGCTCAGCTTTTGCCAGCAAGAGAGAGGAGAAAGATCCTGAGAGGGTTTACTGAGCAGGAAGAGAAGCTCTTGAGAAAGCTGAAGAAAAAGGATGCTGTCAGGACTCACTGCAGGGATATGATAGTTCTGCCAGAAATGGTTGGCAAGATAATCATGGTTCACAACGGCAAGGACTTTGTCAGGGTTGAGGTAAAGCCGGAAATGATCGGTCATAGGCTCGGAGAGTTCGCTCAGACGAGGACATTCATAAAGCACAGCGGTCCGGGTGTCGGTGCTACGAGGAGCAGTAAATTCGTACCGCTCAAGTAA
- a CDS encoding 30S ribosomal protein S3, with product MAVERKFVEERLKKFRVKEWMAQEVRNAGFGGVDITRTPLGTQITLFVERPGLVIGKGGRRIRNLTEKLKEFGIDNPQVSVDEIEKPEFNPQLMASLLARALERGWYFRKAGYRFLYRIMEAGAKGCEIEISGKLTGERARTEKFLAGTMVHTGEPAISAVKTGFDVAIKKLGVMGIKVRIIPPDAELPDEFSVKEKSRPEVEEVESKEAQESPESQPTQETEASEASEPSEAKKEAESTERGDEQ from the coding sequence ATGGCTGTAGAAAGAAAGTTTGTTGAGGAAAGGCTGAAGAAGTTCAGGGTTAAGGAATGGATGGCTCAGGAAGTCAGGAATGCCGGTTTCGGTGGTGTGGATATAACGAGAACACCTCTGGGAACACAGATAACCCTGTTCGTTGAAAGACCGGGTTTGGTTATTGGAAAAGGTGGTAGGAGGATAAGAAACCTCACGGAGAAGCTCAAGGAGTTCGGCATCGATAACCCACAGGTTAGCGTGGATGAAATTGAAAAGCCCGAGTTCAACCCACAGCTCATGGCATCTCTCCTCGCAAGAGCGCTTGAGAGGGGATGGTACTTCAGAAAGGCTGGATACAGGTTCCTGTACAGAATAATGGAGGCTGGAGCAAAGGGATGCGAAATAGAGATCAGTGGAAAGCTAACTGGAGAGAGAGCAAGAACTGAGAAGTTCCTTGCGGGAACTATGGTTCACACCGGTGAGCCAGCCATCTCAGCGGTAAAGACAGGGTTTGATGTTGCGATAAAGAAGCTCGGTGTGATGGGCATTAAGGTCAGAATAATTCCGCCAGATGCAGAACTTCCGGATGAGTTCAGCGTCAAGGAGAAGAGCAGGCCAGAGGTTGAAGAGGTTGAGAGCAAGGAGGCTCAGGAAAGCCCGGAGAGTCAGCCTACTCAGGAAACTGAGGCCTCTGAAGCTTCTGAGCCTTCTGAAGCTAAAAAAGAGGCTGAAAGCACTGAGAGAGGGGATGAGCAATGA
- the rpl4p gene encoding 50S ribosomal protein L4: MKAKVYDLKGEVVEEIELPSVFDTEYRPDIIRKAIHSLQSRRRQPYGPSPLAGINYSAENWGPGHGYARVPRLKTGSRAVKVPQAVGGRRAHPPKVQKIWEEKINKKEMRKALCSAIAATVNAQLVSERPHIFSGELPKIVVDDLQNLKKTKEVVEALKAIGVYEDVERAKSRKRYRAGKGKMRGRRYIVKKSVLIVAGEKSDILNSARNLAGVDVVVARNLNVELLAPGAKAGRLTVWTKSAIEALEGWLC, translated from the coding sequence GTGAAGGCAAAGGTTTACGATCTTAAAGGAGAGGTTGTAGAGGAAATAGAACTGCCATCCGTTTTCGACACAGAATACAGGCCGGATATTATAAGGAAAGCCATTCATTCCCTCCAGAGCAGGAGGAGGCAGCCATATGGCCCCAGCCCCCTTGCGGGAATAAACTATTCCGCTGAAAACTGGGGTCCGGGACATGGTTATGCCAGGGTTCCAAGGCTTAAAACCGGCAGCAGGGCTGTAAAAGTTCCGCAGGCTGTTGGTGGCAGGAGGGCACACCCACCAAAGGTTCAGAAAATCTGGGAAGAGAAGATAAACAAGAAAGAGATGAGAAAAGCTCTCTGCTCTGCGATTGCAGCAACCGTTAACGCTCAGCTTGTTTCAGAAAGGCCACACATATTCAGCGGAGAGCTTCCGAAGATTGTGGTTGATGACCTCCAGAACCTGAAGAAAACCAAGGAAGTAGTGGAAGCTCTGAAGGCAATCGGTGTTTACGAGGATGTTGAGAGGGCTAAATCCAGAAAGAGATACAGGGCTGGAAAAGGAAAGATGAGGGGGAGGAGATACATTGTGAAGAAGAGTGTGCTGATCGTTGCTGGAGAGAAGTCTGACATTCTGAACTCTGCAAGAAATCTTGCCGGTGTTGATGTTGTGGTGGCGAGAAACCTTAATGTAGAACTCCTCGCACCCGGAGCAAAGGCTGGAAGGCTTACTGTCTGGACCAAATCCGCAATTGAAGCTTTGGAGGGATGGTTATGCTGA
- a CDS encoding 50S ribosomal protein L23 encodes MLIKCFIVTEKTSTEIDKNILTAIVDKRANKKQIKEEIEKRFEVKVEKVNTLITPKGEKKAYIKLTPDYSAEEILSKLGVF; translated from the coding sequence ATGCTGATTAAGTGCTTTATAGTCACAGAAAAAACCTCTACAGAGATAGACAAAAACATTCTTACAGCTATAGTTGACAAAAGGGCGAATAAAAAGCAGATAAAGGAAGAGATTGAGAAGAGGTTTGAGGTTAAGGTTGAGAAGGTTAACACCCTCATAACCCCCAAGGGAGAGAAAAAGGCGTACATCAAGCTAACTCCCGATTATTCGGCTGAAGAAATACTTTCAAAACTTGGTGTGTTCTGA
- a CDS encoding cytochrome c biogenesis CcdA family protein — MIEYPIAFIGGLISALSPCVLPVIPVVFAVSRANIVRAFVTALSMTATFSILGFFFGLIEGQLRVISSLILAIFGAMLLLNINPFQSLPLGITNRIYLTGGVVGSILLGAGLGVIWSPCIGPILGAVLSLASSSSGLTVMLAYSSGFGMAIASILFLGLKATERVVRVSKASNRIFGAIILVFVVLVVTGYLAEIELIVAEKMGFVEDLLVKLFIIKVE; from the coding sequence ATGATTGAGTATCCAATAGCCTTCATCGGAGGCCTTATCTCAGCACTCTCTCCGTGCGTTCTACCTGTGATTCCTGTAGTTTTTGCAGTATCAAGGGCCAATATTGTCAGAGCTTTTGTAACAGCATTAAGCATGACTGCCACCTTCTCGATACTGGGGTTCTTTTTCGGGCTAATTGAAGGACAGCTTAGAGTAATCTCGTCTCTTATACTCGCAATCTTCGGGGCGATGCTCCTGCTGAACATAAACCCATTCCAGAGCTTGCCTCTTGGCATCACCAATAGGATTTATCTCACGGGTGGTGTGGTAGGTTCAATCCTTCTTGGAGCTGGGCTGGGAGTTATTTGGAGTCCATGCATAGGCCCGATTCTTGGAGCGGTGCTGTCTTTAGCTTCATCATCTTCCGGGCTGACTGTTATGCTTGCATATTCCTCCGGTTTCGGGATGGCTATAGCATCAATTTTGTTTTTAGGGCTGAAAGCGACAGAGAGGGTTGTTAGAGTATCCAAGGCATCAAACAGAATCTTTGGGGCCATAATTCTGGTTTTTGTTGTGCTCGTTGTTACGGGGTACTTGGCCGAGATTGAACTGATAGTGGCTGAAAAAATGGGCTTTGTTGAAGATCTTTTAGTAAAATTATTCATCATTAAAGTTGAATAA
- a CDS encoding single-stranded-DNA-specific exonuclease RecJ, producing the protein MQIPDEMLKRAEYISSLIKRSDEVLIVTHIDADGITSGSIARITLDRLGIENEVVFVKQLSDSEIEKIADENKFTWFTDLGSGQINSIIDKKIDFVITDHHLPVMDNKRQLNPHSFGFDGSYELSGATTTYILSRYLGNRLFAMNVDLIPLSIVGAVGDLQDSREGRLLGLNRIVIDEGIKRKVLAVHKDLRFFGKQTRPVVKMLEYTFDPYLPGISGNEAGAINFLDSLGIEVSEWKKWIDLSEEERKRAVNEIVKLCISAGIPFKSIKRIVGETYILSHEEEGTELRDAMEFSTLLNATARYGYEDVGLKVCLGDRDGAFKRARTLLQNHRRNLSEGIRLVDEIGIVELENIQYFDAKDMILDTIVGIVAGMCFSKANLNKPIIALARNDEGIKVSARATQRLVDRGVNLAKAIKLVSEKIGGKGGGHSIAAGALIPESEVDRFLKELDRVIGQQLARA; encoded by the coding sequence ATGCAAATACCTGATGAAATGCTAAAGCGAGCAGAATACATCTCCTCATTGATAAAAAGGTCTGATGAAGTCCTTATTGTCACCCACATCGATGCTGATGGTATCACTTCTGGATCAATAGCCAGAATAACCCTGGACAGGCTGGGAATAGAAAATGAAGTTGTTTTTGTCAAACAGCTATCCGATTCCGAGATAGAAAAAATAGCAGATGAGAATAAGTTTACCTGGTTTACCGACCTTGGCAGCGGGCAGATAAATTCTATAATCGATAAAAAAATTGATTTTGTTATAACAGACCACCATCTCCCTGTAATGGATAACAAGAGACAGTTGAACCCCCATAGCTTCGGATTTGATGGCAGCTATGAGCTTTCCGGGGCTACCACAACCTATATTCTGTCCAGATACCTCGGAAACAGGCTCTTCGCAATGAATGTAGATTTAATCCCCCTCTCCATAGTTGGTGCAGTAGGTGACCTTCAGGACTCGAGAGAGGGCAGACTTCTCGGGCTGAACAGAATCGTTATAGATGAAGGAATAAAAAGAAAGGTTCTCGCAGTCCATAAAGACCTGAGATTCTTCGGCAAGCAGACGAGGCCTGTGGTCAAGATGCTCGAGTACACGTTCGACCCCTACCTCCCGGGAATAAGCGGGAATGAAGCCGGGGCAATAAACTTCCTCGACTCACTTGGCATAGAAGTCTCTGAGTGGAAAAAGTGGATAGACCTTTCTGAGGAGGAGAGGAAGAGAGCAGTTAACGAGATCGTGAAGCTCTGCATATCTGCTGGTATACCGTTCAAATCAATTAAGAGAATAGTCGGTGAGACATACATACTGTCTCATGAGGAGGAAGGAACGGAGCTCAGGGATGCGATGGAATTCTCAACGCTCCTGAATGCAACTGCCAGATATGGATATGAAGATGTAGGCCTGAAAGTTTGCTTAGGAGATAGAGATGGAGCCTTTAAAAGAGCGAGAACCCTGCTTCAGAACCACAGGAGGAACCTGTCGGAAGGGATAAGGCTGGTGGATGAGATAGGAATAGTCGAGCTTGAGAACATTCAGTACTTCGATGCGAAGGACATGATTCTCGACACAATTGTGGGCATTGTTGCCGGAATGTGCTTCTCAAAGGCGAACCTGAACAAGCCGATTATAGCCCTTGCCAGAAACGATGAAGGTATTAAGGTTTCGGCAAGAGCCACGCAGAGGCTGGTTGACAGGGGTGTGAACCTGGCGAAGGCGATAAAGCTCGTTTCCGAAAAGATTGGCGGAAAGGGTGGAGGACACAGCATAGCTGCGGGAGCTTTAATTCCTGAGTCCGAGGTTGACCGGTTTTTGAAAGAGCTGGATAGGGTTATCGGTCAGCAGCTTGCGAGGGCCTGA
- a CDS encoding 50S ribosomal protein L3, with amino-acid sequence MKEHRPRRGSMAFSPRKRAKSIIPRIRAWPEHSETKPLGFAGYKAGMTHVVIVDDRRNSPTYGEEIVVPVTVLETPPLKVAGFRAYRKTPYGFEIMSEIWAENLDNQLGRRINIPKKVNGNADDIDLDKVDHFRLITYTQPYKITGVPKKTPEIMEQKVGGDVETAFGYVKEKLGGEIRVFEVFEEGSIIDVTSITKGKGFQGPVKRWGVITLNAKHARSSKHRRIGNLGPWNPHHVRPTVPQAGQMGFHQRTEFNKRIIKMGENGEEVTPNGGFVHYGVVRGDYVMVSGSVPGSVKRLVRFRYAVRPPSAAYDGVNVIYVSTTSKQGR; translated from the coding sequence ATGAAAGAACACAGACCGAGAAGAGGTTCGATGGCATTTTCCCCGAGAAAGAGAGCCAAGAGTATCATACCAAGGATAAGGGCTTGGCCCGAACACAGTGAAACAAAGCCACTCGGTTTTGCCGGCTATAAGGCCGGTATGACGCATGTCGTGATTGTGGATGATAGGAGGAATTCCCCGACATATGGGGAGGAAATAGTAGTGCCCGTAACGGTACTGGAAACCCCGCCGCTGAAGGTTGCAGGGTTCAGAGCTTACAGGAAAACACCCTATGGCTTTGAGATCATGAGCGAGATATGGGCAGAGAATCTTGACAATCAGCTTGGTAGGAGAATAAACATTCCGAAGAAGGTTAATGGAAATGCTGACGACATAGATCTCGATAAGGTAGATCATTTCAGGCTCATAACATACACACAGCCCTACAAGATAACCGGTGTGCCAAAGAAGACTCCAGAGATAATGGAGCAGAAAGTGGGCGGGGATGTTGAGACAGCGTTTGGATATGTGAAGGAGAAGCTTGGTGGAGAAATCAGGGTTTTTGAGGTTTTTGAAGAAGGTTCGATCATCGATGTTACATCCATCACAAAGGGTAAGGGATTTCAGGGTCCTGTTAAGAGATGGGGCGTTATAACACTGAACGCAAAGCATGCAAGGAGCAGCAAGCACAGAAGGATCGGAAACCTCGGTCCATGGAACCCCCACCATGTCAGACCGACTGTTCCTCAGGCAGGTCAGATGGGATTCCACCAGAGGACGGAGTTCAACAAGAGGATAATAAAGATGGGAGAGAACGGTGAGGAAGTAACCCCCAACGGTGGTTTTGTGCACTACGGTGTTGTCAGGGGAGACTATGTGATGGTCTCTGGCAGTGTGCCGGGCAGCGTTAAGAGGCTCGTGAGGTTTAGGTATGCTGTGAGACCACCTTCAGCAGCGTATGATGGAGTCAATGTGATTTATGTGAGCACAACATCCAAGCAGGGCAGGTGA
- a CDS encoding putative RNA uridine N3 methyltransferase, whose product MNIAIPSSSLINENDEKIKAYKVWQIARYCAIFRVEKIYIYHDPRKDDSGYIKDILEYLETPQYLRKSLFPIKKSLSYAGALPPLAIPSHKPKHLKIGELRDGVVRKVGPDGTLWVDVGLPALALMKGDKPKGARVTVRVCSKTPLVVEEAEPREYWGYRVEKVKLGRILDNSVILSRRGKPISESLEEINQNSTLLFGNPEEGVHEIARRLKIKLDGIPSINSIPNQGTETVRLEEAIIATLAIINSLKG is encoded by the coding sequence ATGAACATAGCCATTCCCTCTTCCTCTCTGATAAACGAAAACGATGAGAAGATTAAAGCATACAAGGTTTGGCAGATTGCAAGATACTGTGCTATATTTAGGGTAGAAAAGATTTACATTTACCACGATCCAAGAAAGGATGATTCAGGCTATATTAAAGATATACTGGAGTACTTAGAAACCCCGCAGTATCTGAGAAAAAGCCTCTTCCCGATAAAGAAATCGCTGAGCTACGCTGGAGCTTTACCCCCTTTAGCAATCCCATCCCATAAGCCGAAACATTTAAAAATCGGTGAGTTAAGGGATGGGGTTGTAAGGAAGGTTGGGCCTGACGGAACGCTATGGGTGGATGTTGGTTTACCTGCCCTGGCCCTGATGAAGGGTGATAAACCCAAGGGGGCCCGCGTTACCGTCAGGGTCTGTTCGAAGACCCCGTTGGTTGTGGAAGAAGCCGAACCCCGGGAATACTGGGGATACAGGGTAGAGAAGGTAAAGCTTGGAAGGATACTCGATAATTCGGTGATCCTCTCGAGGAGAGGGAAACCGATAAGTGAGAGCTTGGAGGAGATAAACCAAAACTCAACGCTCCTCTTCGGAAATCCTGAAGAGGGGGTTCACGAGATAGCGAGGAGGTTGAAGATAAAACTCGATGGAATACCCTCAATAAATTCGATACCGAATCAGGGTACCGAAACTGTGAGGCTGGAAGAGGCGATAATCGCTACGCTGGCGATAATAAACTCCCTGAAGGGTTGA
- a CDS encoding helix-turn-helix transcriptional regulator, whose protein sequence is MHGTLRLLILIVSLLVIPVADASVIHGKIFSWENFKPLDGAVVEINTKPVQKKVTENGSYIFESILPGNYTIKAYYWQDGELLYWEENITIVSEGKYVLDMVLFPKLESPDVSGLDKVEFSLGKDEEVDQSYLAVVAVVVVVTVTAVAYFWKTRLRKTEKIEEVEMEDIDLPDDLKEVLNILMKEGGRITQKELRKKLGYSEAKVSLMIADLERRGIVEKIKKGRGNIIFLRDEFLRK, encoded by the coding sequence ATGCATGGAACGCTCAGGTTGCTAATTCTGATAGTATCTCTGCTTGTGATTCCTGTAGCTGACGCTTCGGTAATTCATGGAAAAATTTTCTCATGGGAGAACTTCAAACCGCTTGATGGGGCTGTGGTTGAGATAAATACAAAGCCTGTTCAGAAGAAAGTTACCGAGAATGGCAGCTATATTTTTGAATCCATACTTCCCGGAAATTACACGATAAAAGCCTACTACTGGCAGGATGGTGAGTTGCTTTACTGGGAGGAGAACATCACGATAGTTTCAGAAGGTAAATATGTGCTTGACATGGTTCTGTTCCCAAAGCTTGAGTCGCCAGATGTTAGTGGTCTGGATAAGGTGGAATTCTCGCTGGGTAAGGATGAGGAAGTTGACCAGTCATATCTTGCTGTTGTGGCTGTTGTGGTTGTTGTGACAGTAACGGCTGTAGCATACTTCTGGAAAACCCGTTTGAGGAAAACAGAAAAGATCGAAGAAGTTGAGATGGAGGATATAGATCTCCCGGATGATCTGAAAGAGGTGTTGAACATACTGATGAAGGAGGGAGGAAGAATAACGCAGAAGGAACTAAGAAAGAAGCTTGGATATTCCGAGGCCAAGGTTAGTCTGATGATTGCAGACCTTGAGCGAAGAGGGATCGTGGAGAAAATTAAGAAGGGTAGGGGAAACATAATATTTCTCAGGGATGAATTCCTGAGGAAGTAA
- a CDS encoding type 1 glutamine amidotransferase, with protein sequence MRVLAIKNAKNEGLEYIENIFEARNIEFDYVMAKEIEEVSEYLDYTHFIILGGPQGVYEDDKHPYLKKEMELIRLVDGKKPVLGVCLGAQLIANAFGADVYKYKKELGWYSVRKVADLPFPDEMVVFQWHQDTFNIPEDAKIVFKGDNVENQGFILRKNVAVQFHLEVTKDTVRNWLESEGSLDDEVKDRIVEDTDKYIDDLNRNTEILIEWFLNL encoded by the coding sequence GTGAGGGTCCTGGCAATTAAGAATGCGAAAAATGAAGGACTTGAGTACATCGAAAACATCTTTGAGGCAAGAAATATAGAGTTCGATTATGTTATGGCAAAGGAGATCGAGGAAGTTTCTGAGTATCTGGATTACACACACTTCATAATTCTTGGCGGCCCGCAGGGTGTGTATGAAGATGACAAGCATCCCTATCTGAAAAAGGAAATGGAGCTTATAAGGCTGGTTGATGGAAAGAAACCTGTTCTGGGGGTCTGTCTTGGAGCACAGCTAATAGCAAATGCGTTCGGTGCTGATGTTTACAAGTATAAAAAAGAACTGGGTTGGTATAGTGTTCGAAAGGTGGCAGATTTGCCATTCCCGGATGAGATGGTGGTTTTTCAGTGGCATCAGGACACATTTAATATCCCGGAGGATGCCAAGATAGTCTTTAAAGGAGATAATGTCGAGAATCAGGGATTCATCCTGAGGAAGAATGTCGCGGTTCAGTTCCATCTCGAGGTTACCAAAGATACAGTCAGAAACTGGCTCGAGTCTGAAGGTAGCCTGGATGATGAGGTGAAAGATAGAATAGTTGAAGACACGGACAAATATATTGATGATCTGAATAGGAATACGGAAATACTGATTGAATGGTTTTTGAATCTCTGA
- a CDS encoding 50S ribosomal protein L2, translating to MGKRIKSQNRGKGTPTYRAPSHKYKADLKHINFEGLVKAKVIDIEHDPARNAPIAKVKLPDGSERYIIATEGMGTGHIIECGEKVSLRPGNITYLKNIPEGSPVCNIESNPGDGGKFVRASGTFALVVSHEETRTLVQMPSGVLKWFNPNCRAMIGVVAGGGRTDKPFVKAGKKYHKYKSKAAKWPVVRGVAMNAVDHPFGGGKHQHTGKPKTVSRNAPPGRKVGSIAARRTGAKR from the coding sequence ATGGGTAAGAGGATAAAATCTCAAAACAGGGGGAAAGGAACCCCGACATATAGGGCTCCCTCACACAAGTATAAGGCTGATCTGAAGCACATAAACTTCGAAGGATTAGTGAAAGCGAAGGTTATCGACATAGAACACGATCCTGCCAGAAATGCTCCTATTGCTAAGGTGAAGCTTCCAGATGGTAGTGAGAGATATATAATAGCCACAGAGGGTATGGGAACTGGACACATAATCGAATGCGGAGAGAAAGTTTCGTTAAGGCCAGGGAACATAACCTATCTGAAAAACATCCCCGAGGGCAGTCCGGTTTGCAACATAGAATCCAACCCGGGTGATGGTGGCAAGTTCGTCAGGGCCAGTGGAACTTTCGCACTGGTTGTTTCCCATGAGGAAACAAGAACGCTCGTTCAGATGCCCTCTGGTGTGCTGAAGTGGTTCAACCCGAATTGCAGAGCGATGATTGGTGTTGTTGCCGGAGGAGGAAGAACGGACAAGCCATTCGTTAAGGCGGGTAAGAAATATCACAAGTACAAGAGCAAGGCTGCAAAGTGGCCAGTGGTCAGAGGAGTTGCGATGAACGCTGTGGATCACCCATTCGGTGGAGGTAAGCACCAGCATACTGGTAAGCCAAAGACGGTCAGCAGAAATGCTCCACCGGGCAGGAAGGTTGGTAGTATTGCTGCAAGAAGAACCGGAGCCAAGAGGTGA
- the rplV gene encoding 50S ribosomal protein L22, translating into MARVRYAYEPEDPTKAAKAMGYEMPISFKHAVEICSEIKGMKIDEAIRFLEEVAEMKRAVRFKKYYKKVGHKSGLDKWFAGRYPQKAARYILKVIKNLEANADYKGIEKDRLIITHAQAKKGRVLKRFTPRAFGRATPKFKTLTTVEFVAEVR; encoded by the coding sequence ATGGCGAGAGTCAGGTATGCTTACGAGCCAGAAGATCCCACAAAGGCTGCGAAGGCAATGGGATACGAGATGCCAATCAGCTTCAAACATGCGGTTGAGATATGCTCTGAGATAAAGGGTATGAAGATTGACGAGGCGATAAGGTTCCTCGAAGAGGTTGCAGAGATGAAGAGGGCTGTAAGGTTCAAGAAGTACTACAAGAAGGTCGGGCACAAGAGTGGGCTGGATAAATGGTTCGCGGGCAGATATCCGCAGAAGGCAGCAAGGTATATACTGAAGGTCATAAAGAATCTGGAGGCGAACGCGGACTACAAGGGAATCGAGAAGGATAGGCTTATCATAACCCATGCTCAGGCTAAAAAGGGTAGGGTTCTGAAAAGGTTCACCCCAAGAGCGTTTGGTAGGGCAACTCCGAAATTTAAGACCCTTACAACTGTAGAATTTGTAGCAGAGGTGCGATAA